Proteins from a genomic interval of Benincasa hispida cultivar B227 chromosome 7, ASM972705v1, whole genome shotgun sequence:
- the LOC120081683 gene encoding phosphomannomutase/phosphoglucomutase yields MASTTLSTSIPTRRDSFSNLIPNKPLNPKVFNFAFLKRAAPRGVVATWRTAEHGGALVAEEEEDEEMGRIRRLQNGSDVRGVAIEGEKGRAVDLTAAAVEAIAESFAEWMIEGMESGRRVSISVGRDPRISGGALSVAVFAGVSRAGCLVFDMGLATTPACFMSTVLPPFSYDASIMLTASHLPYTRNGMKFFTKRGGLSSPEVEEICDRAAVKYANRVVKVSTLLRTPPSKVDFMAAYSQHLRDIIKQRINHPLHYDTPLKGFQIIVNAGNGSGGFFTWDVLDKLGADTFGSLHLNPDGMFPNHIPNPEDKTAMSLTRAAVLEHGADLGVVFDTDVDRSGVVDHEGNPINGDKLIALMSAIILREHPGSTVVTDARTSVALTKFITNRGGQHCLYRVGYRNVIDKGIQLDADGIETHLMMETSGHGALKENYFLDDGAYMVVKIIIEMVRMKLEGSNEGIGSLIKDLEEPLESVELRLNVISEPSFAKEKAVEIIETFRNFVEEGKLEGWELDSCGDCWVHEGCLVDLNDNPKPIDAQMYRIKVYDKENGEVGWVHLRQSIHNPNLVLNMQSSLSGGCLQITRDFRDKFLVASGCDRFLDVDQVEKFLSTRLAR; encoded by the exons ATGGCATCCACAACACTGAGCACTTCAATACCAACAAGAAGagattcattttcaaatttgattccaAACAAACCCTTAAATCCCAAAGTGTTCAATTTCGCCTTTCTGAAACGTGCTGCCCCACGAGGGGTGGTGGCAACGTGGAGGACGGCGGAGCACGGTGGAGCATTGGTAGCGGAGGAGGAGGAGGATGAGGAGATGGGGAGGATCCGGAGGCTGCAGAACGGGTCGGACGTGAGAGGGGTGGCGATCGAGGGGGAGAAGGGGAGGGCGGTGGATTTGACGGCGGCTGCGGTGGAGGCGATAGCGGAGAGTTTTGCCGAGTGGATGATCGAGGGGATGGAATCAGGGCGGCGTGTGAGCATTTCGGTGGGGAGAGACCCGAGAATTTCCGGCGGTGCTTTGAGTGTTGCAGTGTTCGCCGGAGTTAGTAGGGCGGGGTGTTTGGTGTTTGATATGGGACTTGCCACCACGCCGGCGTGTTTCATGAGCACCGTTTTGCCTCCTTTTTCATATGATGCTTCTATTATG TTAACAGCATCTCACTTACCATATACACGAAATGGGATGAAGTTCTTCACGAAGAGAGGAGGGCTAAGCTCGCCGGAGGTAGAGGAGATATGCGACAGAGCCGCCGTGAAGTACGCCAACAGAGTGGTCAAAGTCTCCACTCTTCTCCGAACGCCACCGTCGAAGGTGGATTTCATGGCGGCTTATTCACAGCATCTCAGAGATATCATTAAGCAAAGAATAAATCATCCTTTGCATTATGATACTCCTCTCAAAGGATTCCAg ATAATAGTAAACGCGGGTAATGGATCCGGAGGCTTCTTCACATGGGATGTGTTGGACAAGCTCGGCGCAGACACTTTTGGCTCTCTCCATCTCAACCCAGACGGCATGTTCCCCAACCACATCCCTAATCCAGAGGACAAAACCGCCATGTCGCTCACCCGAGCCGCCGTCCTCGAACACGGAGCTGACCTCGGTGTCGTCTTCGACACCGACGTTGACCGTAGTGGTGTCGTCGATCACGAGGGCAACCCAATCAATGGCGACAAGCTCATTGCCCTAATGTCAGCCATCATCCTCCGAGAGCACCCTGGCTCGACCGTCGTTACCGACGCTCGTACCAGCGTTGCCCTCACAAAGTTCATCACAAACCGAGGCGGGCAGCATTGCCTCTACCGCGTAGGGTATCGGAATGTCATCGACAAAGGGATTCAACTCGATGCCGACGGAATCGAGACGCATCTCATGATGGAGACGTCGGGGCATGGTGCACTTAAGGAGAATTATTTTTTGGATGATGGAGCTTATATGGTAgtgaaaattattattgaaatgGTGAGAATGAAGCTAGAGGGATCAAATGAAGGAATTGGGAGTCTTATAAAAGATCTTGAAGAGCCATTGGAGTCTGTGGAATTGAGATTGAATGTGATTTCTGAGCCAAGTTTTGCAAAAGAGAAGGCTGTTGAGATCATAGAGACATTCAGAAACTTTGTTGAg gaAGGGAAGCTTGAGGGATGGGAATTGGACTCATGTGGAGATTGTTGGGTGCATGAAGGCTGCTTGGTGGACCTAAATGATAATCCCAAGCCAATTGATGCACAAATGTACAG GATTAAAGTATATGATAAGGAAAATGGAGAGGTTGGTTGGGTACACTTAAGACAAAGCATTCACAAtccaaatcttgttttgaataTGCAATCATCTCTATCTGGAGGCTGCCTCCAAATCACTAGAGACTTCAGAGATAA ATTTTTGGTGGCAAGTGGATGTGATCGTTTCCTTGATGTGGATCAGGTGGAGAAGTTCTTAAGCACTAGACTTGCAAGATAA